A stretch of the Acidimicrobiia bacterium genome encodes the following:
- a CDS encoding amidohydrolase has translation MDCTLPGAATISDTPSDCGEPTGSTCMTLTDPIAESTDVEWELPTIVSVDDHVVEPAHLWERWLPERFREAGPHVERRGIGHLKHIGGGQYEQTFDPEGPLADCWVYEDLVYIHKRHVAAVGFDRDDMTMSPITYDEMRPGCYDPQARIRDMQMNHVEASLCFPSFPRFCGQTFAEAKDRDLAEACVRAYNDWMVEEWCGDSDGQLLPLPIVPLWDAELAAQEVMRNAARGARAVCFSEVPPHLGLPSIHSGEWDPFIAACQDTKTVICMHIGSSSRMPATSADAPVAVAATLSFGNAMASMTDWLFSGKLVQFPEVKLAYSEGQIGWIPYILERADTVWKEHRAWGGVAELVPEPPSTYYYRQIFGCFFRDQHGIDALDKVGEDNITFETDYPHTDSTWPDTKAVATKLMEGLPHHVVEKIMRGNARRMLDIH, from the coding sequence ATGGACTGCACCTTACCGGGCGCCGCTACAATCTCTGACACACCGTCAGATTGTGGCGAGCCCACCGGGAGCACCTGCATGACCCTCACCGACCCCATTGCCGAGTCCACCGATGTCGAGTGGGAACTCCCCACCATCGTCAGCGTGGACGACCATGTAGTGGAACCCGCCCACCTCTGGGAGCGATGGCTGCCGGAACGCTTCCGGGAAGCGGGCCCGCACGTGGAGCGTCGAGGCATCGGCCACCTGAAGCACATCGGTGGTGGCCAGTACGAGCAGACCTTCGACCCCGAGGGCCCCCTCGCCGACTGCTGGGTCTACGAAGACCTCGTCTACATCCACAAACGCCATGTGGCGGCGGTGGGCTTCGACCGCGACGACATGACAATGTCACCGATCACCTACGACGAGATGCGACCAGGCTGCTACGACCCTCAGGCCCGCATCCGCGACATGCAAATGAACCACGTGGAGGCGTCGCTCTGCTTCCCGAGTTTTCCCCGCTTCTGCGGCCAGACCTTTGCCGAAGCCAAGGACCGAGACCTCGCCGAGGCGTGTGTGCGGGCCTACAACGACTGGATGGTGGAGGAGTGGTGCGGCGACTCCGACGGCCAGTTACTTCCGCTGCCCATCGTCCCGTTGTGGGATGCCGAACTGGCCGCCCAGGAAGTGATGCGCAATGCCGCACGCGGGGCGCGCGCCGTGTGCTTCAGTGAGGTGCCCCCCCACCTCGGCCTCCCGTCTATTCACTCCGGCGAATGGGACCCGTTCATCGCGGCCTGCCAGGACACCAAGACGGTGATCTGCATGCACATCGGTTCGTCCTCGCGAATGCCCGCCACCTCCGCCGATGCGCCGGTGGCGGTGGCCGCCACCTTGTCCTTCGGCAACGCCATGGCCTCGATGACCGACTGGCTCTTCTCCGGCAAACTTGTGCAGTTCCCCGAGGTGAAACTCGCCTACAGCGAAGGCCAGATCGGCTGGATCCCTTACATCCTCGAGCGGGCCGACACCGTGTGGAAGGAGCACCGGGCATGGGGCGGGGTGGCCGAGTTGGTTCCCGAACCTCCCTCCACCTACTACTACCGTCAGATCTTCGGGTGCTTCTTCCGCGACCAGCACGGAATCGATGCCCTCGACAAGGTGGGCGAGGACAACATCACCTTCGAGACCGACTACCCCCACACCGATTCCACCTGGCCGGACACCAAAGCGGTGGCCACCAAGCTGATGGAAGGCCTGCCCCACCACGTCGTAGAAAAAATCATGCGCGGGAACGCCCGTCGGATGCTCGACATTCACTGA
- a CDS encoding cysteine hydrolase yields the protein MALDLAGLVDPAHTAIVTSEVQNGVVGATSALPALAEAAAVEMLPNVIRLLPAARAAGVQVVHCTAYRRADGKGANHNARLFMGVRKAPVSLLPGSAAVAVVPTLGPEPDDLVLTRTHGLNPMAGTDLDPVLRNLGIRTIVVTGVSVNVAITNLVMDAVNHGYDVVLPRDAVCGIPGPYADAVIDNTLALLAAVTTTDELMTIWAG from the coding sequence ATGGCGCTCGACTTGGCCGGTTTGGTAGATCCGGCCCACACCGCGATCGTGACCTCCGAAGTGCAAAACGGGGTGGTGGGAGCCACCTCGGCTCTGCCGGCCCTAGCCGAAGCGGCCGCCGTGGAGATGCTGCCAAATGTGATTCGGCTCCTGCCCGCCGCCCGCGCCGCGGGGGTGCAGGTGGTGCACTGTACGGCGTATCGCCGAGCCGACGGCAAGGGGGCCAACCACAACGCCCGACTGTTCATGGGGGTGCGCAAAGCGCCGGTGAGCCTGCTGCCGGGCAGCGCGGCAGTGGCCGTTGTCCCCACCCTCGGGCCGGAGCCCGATGATCTCGTGCTCACTCGCACCCATGGCCTCAATCCGATGGCCGGCACCGATCTGGACCCGGTGCTACGCAACCTCGGGATTCGCACGATTGTGGTCACGGGGGTGTCGGTGAACGTGGCGATCACCAATCTGGTGATGGATGCCGTCAACCACGGCTACGACGTGGTGCTGCCCCGCGACGCGGTGTGCGGCATTCCGGGCCCGTACGCCGATGCGGTGATCGACAACACGCTGGCGTTGCTCGCCGCGGTAACCACCACCGACGAACTCATGACGATCTGGGCGGGGTGA
- a CDS encoding nucleotide sugar dehydrogenase produces MVANDPVAIVGGCGHVGLPLGLAFADAGLPVLLYDINADAVALVRAGQMPFVEKGADELLARVLAKGNLTVTSDPALVSEVDHVVVVIGTPVDEHLNPDPAAVVHAIEGMIDHLRDGQHLVMRSTVYPGVTALVERLLAQHSLAIDVSFCPERIAEGKAIEELHSLPQIVSGRTPEAVRRARELFGWLTDKTIPLEVEEAELAKLFTNTWRYIKFAAANQLYMIATDYGADFERIRAAMTEDYPRAADLPGAGFAAGPCLLKDTMQLAAFNRNNFMLGHASMLVNEGLPDYVVDQITAAHDLSTMTVGLLGMAFKGESDDIRSSLSYKLKRLLQLKAARVLCTDPYVTLDDHLEPLDAVLEQADLLVVAAPHDLYRSLSPRVPVIDIWNVIPSAQSA; encoded by the coding sequence ATGGTTGCTAACGATCCAGTCGCCATCGTGGGCGGGTGTGGGCATGTCGGGCTACCCCTCGGGCTCGCCTTTGCCGACGCTGGCCTCCCGGTGTTGCTCTACGACATCAACGCCGACGCAGTGGCCCTCGTGCGCGCCGGCCAGATGCCCTTCGTCGAAAAAGGAGCCGATGAGTTGCTGGCGCGGGTACTGGCCAAGGGAAACCTCACCGTGACCAGCGACCCCGCCCTGGTCAGCGAAGTCGACCATGTGGTGGTTGTCATCGGGACGCCCGTCGACGAGCACCTCAACCCCGACCCCGCTGCGGTGGTGCACGCCATCGAGGGGATGATCGATCACCTGCGTGATGGCCAGCACCTCGTGATGCGCAGCACGGTCTACCCGGGTGTCACCGCCCTGGTGGAGCGATTGCTCGCCCAGCATTCCCTGGCCATCGACGTGTCGTTCTGCCCCGAGCGCATCGCCGAGGGCAAAGCGATCGAGGAACTCCACTCGCTCCCCCAGATCGTGTCGGGACGCACTCCCGAGGCCGTGCGACGGGCCCGCGAACTCTTCGGGTGGCTCACCGACAAGACGATCCCGCTCGAGGTCGAAGAGGCCGAGCTGGCCAAGTTGTTCACCAACACCTGGCGCTATATCAAGTTCGCCGCCGCCAATCAGCTCTACATGATCGCCACCGATTATGGGGCCGATTTCGAACGGATCCGGGCGGCGATGACCGAGGACTACCCCCGAGCGGCCGACCTCCCGGGGGCGGGCTTCGCCGCCGGCCCGTGTCTCTTGAAAGACACGATGCAGCTCGCCGCCTTCAACCGGAACAACTTCATGCTGGGCCATGCCAGCATGCTGGTGAACGAGGGCCTCCCCGACTATGTCGTCGACCAGATCACGGCGGCCCACGACCTCTCCACGATGACCGTCGGTCTTCTCGGCATGGCCTTCAAGGGAGAGTCTGATGACATCCGATCAAGCCTGAGCTACAAGCTAAAACGCCTGTTGCAGCTCAAGGCCGCTCGAGTCCTTTGCACCGATCCCTACGTCACCCTGGACGACCACCTCGAGCCGCTGGATGCGGTGCTCGAACAGGCCGACCTCCTCGTCGTTGCTGCGCCGCATGACCTCTATCGGTCGCTCTCCCCTCGGGTGCCGGTAATCGACATCTGGAACGTGATCCCGTCTGCGCAGTCCGCATGA
- a CDS encoding NAD(P)-dependent oxidoreductase, whose amino-acid sequence MNVLVSGSSGFIGGYVVAELLSRGYSVVGIDDHSKYGKVAKSYDDDPNYRLVEGDARNVALMTDILRDCDHFIAGAAMIGGISYFHAYAYDLLANNERIMAASCDASIAAAKDGRLQKVTYMSSSMVYESTDTWPSTEGDERRIAPPLSSYGFQKLAVEYFARAAWDQYQLPYTIVRPFNCVGIGEARALGDVEVDSGNVKLAMSHVVPDLVQKILKGQDPLHILGDGSQIRHYTYGGDLARGIVTAMEHPDARNDDFNLSTERSTTVMELAEIIWHKIKGPGEPLRTVSDPGYDHDVNRRVPSTLKAKRVLGFEATTSLEDMLDEVIPWIQQALADGRI is encoded by the coding sequence ATGAACGTTCTGGTCAGCGGATCATCAGGCTTCATCGGTGGCTACGTCGTCGCCGAACTCCTCTCACGCGGTTACTCCGTGGTCGGCATCGACGACCACTCCAAGTACGGCAAGGTAGCCAAGTCGTACGACGACGACCCCAACTACCGCCTAGTGGAGGGCGACGCCCGCAACGTTGCCCTCATGACCGACATCCTTCGAGACTGCGACCACTTCATCGCCGGCGCCGCCATGATCGGCGGCATTTCCTACTTCCACGCCTACGCCTACGACTTGCTCGCCAACAACGAGCGGATCATGGCCGCCTCGTGCGATGCCAGCATCGCCGCCGCCAAAGACGGCCGACTGCAAAAGGTCACCTACATGAGCTCGTCGATGGTCTACGAGTCCACCGATACCTGGCCCTCCACCGAGGGCGACGAGCGCCGGATCGCCCCGCCGCTCTCCTCCTACGGGTTCCAGAAACTCGCGGTCGAGTACTTCGCCCGGGCCGCCTGGGACCAATACCAACTGCCGTACACCATCGTCCGACCGTTCAACTGCGTGGGCATCGGCGAGGCCCGGGCGTTGGGCGATGTGGAGGTGGACAGTGGCAACGTGAAACTGGCCATGAGTCACGTCGTGCCCGACCTCGTCCAGAAGATCCTCAAGGGCCAAGACCCGTTGCACATCCTGGGCGACGGCTCCCAGATCCGTCATTACACCTACGGGGGAGATCTCGCCCGCGGCATCGTGACGGCGATGGAGCACCCCGATGCCCGCAACGACGACTTCAACCTCTCCACTGAGCGTTCCACCACCGTGATGGAGTTGGCAGAGATCATCTGGCACAAGATCAAGGGCCCCGGCGAGCCACTGCGGACCGTGTCGGACCCCGGCTACGACCACGACGTGAACCGCCGGGTTCCCTCAACCCTCAAGGCCAAACGTGTCCTCGGGTTCGAAGCCACCACCAGTCTTGAAGACATGCTTGATGAGGTCATCCCGTGGATCCAACAAGCCCTCGCTGACGGTCGCATCTGA
- a CDS encoding enoyl-CoA hydratase/isomerase family protein, with the protein MDPTTLTTIRYEAAAGVATITLDRADHHNAFTTTMCDEMAATWAQVREDDTVRAIVVTATGTKAFCTGIDRSEVPAEDGAVYTFDPLTYRDPGGRLGPRSNECWKPVIAAINGMACGGAFYLLGEADILIAADHASFFDPHVTYGMPAVFEPALMLQHMPFGEVMRMTLLGNHERISAARALEIGLVTEVVPTADLLPTAHRIAAAIASQPPAAVQASLRSLWAARELTRSQMLEVGNTFLNLAMSPEALAQGQSVFTSGVRIDPTIR; encoded by the coding sequence ATGGACCCAACCACGCTCACCACAATCCGCTACGAGGCCGCCGCCGGAGTGGCCACCATCACCCTCGACCGGGCTGATCATCACAACGCGTTCACCACCACGATGTGCGACGAGATGGCCGCCACCTGGGCGCAGGTGCGGGAGGACGACACCGTGCGGGCCATCGTGGTGACCGCCACCGGCACCAAGGCCTTCTGTACGGGCATCGACCGTTCCGAAGTGCCCGCCGAAGACGGCGCGGTTTACACCTTCGACCCGCTCACCTATCGCGATCCCGGTGGCCGCCTCGGACCCCGCAGCAACGAATGCTGGAAGCCGGTCATCGCCGCCATCAACGGTATGGCCTGCGGGGGCGCCTTCTATCTGCTGGGCGAGGCCGACATCCTCATCGCCGCCGACCACGCCAGTTTCTTCGACCCCCACGTGACCTACGGCATGCCGGCCGTGTTCGAACCGGCCCTCATGTTGCAGCACATGCCCTTCGGGGAAGTGATGCGTATGACCCTGCTGGGGAACCACGAACGCATCAGCGCGGCCCGGGCACTGGAGATCGGCTTGGTCACCGAGGTCGTACCCACCGCTGATCTTCTCCCCACCGCCCACCGCATCGCGGCCGCCATCGCCTCCCAGCCCCCCGCCGCCGTGCAGGCCAGCCTCCGCTCCCTTTGGGCCGCCCGGGAACTCACACGATCTCAGATGCTCGAAGTGGGCAATACGTTCCTCAATCTCGCCATGAGCCCCGAGGCCCTCGCCCAAGGCCAGTCGGTCTTTACCTCTGGCGTGCGCATCGATCCCACGATCCGGTGA
- a CDS encoding GNAT family N-acetyltransferase translates to MMKLRWAAPVPQENQQWAALLAAIAAADGRGEVHAIEDLADEWRSAWSHPATDAIFVWDGPHLVGFAWLKAIPGDGDAHEVACWGGVGPTHRRRGVGTALVNWSRRRGNEIAATFDAASPTNLIIEVGQEQADLWALVRRAGFDPQRRFLDVARPTSRVNAARSTGPAGLECVGWSPALDHRARLAHAEAFAHHWGRRPRNGDEWVQWYTGHRYFRPDLSVLAVETATTAVVALVLTAAYPQDWETGPVEAWITTVGTVPDRRREGVAGWLLDDVHRRLADSSTGFERSILGVDEGNSTGAGALYGRLGYELVRSVTILARPAGD, encoded by the coding sequence ATGATGAAACTGCGGTGGGCGGCGCCGGTGCCGCAGGAGAACCAGCAGTGGGCAGCCCTTCTCGCCGCCATCGCCGCTGCTGATGGGCGGGGGGAGGTCCACGCAATCGAGGACCTCGCGGATGAGTGGCGGTCGGCCTGGTCGCACCCGGCCACTGATGCCATCTTCGTGTGGGACGGTCCGCATCTCGTCGGTTTCGCCTGGTTGAAAGCGATCCCCGGGGACGGGGATGCCCACGAGGTGGCCTGCTGGGGAGGCGTAGGACCCACGCACCGTCGCCGGGGCGTGGGGACGGCGCTGGTGAACTGGTCCCGCCGGCGCGGCAACGAGATTGCCGCCACCTTCGATGCCGCCTCGCCCACCAATCTGATCATCGAGGTGGGGCAGGAGCAAGCCGATCTATGGGCCTTGGTCCGCCGGGCCGGGTTCGATCCCCAGCGCCGGTTCCTCGATGTGGCCCGTCCCACGTCGCGAGTCAACGCGGCGAGGTCAACGGGGCCGGCGGGGCTCGAGTGCGTGGGGTGGAGCCCCGCCCTGGACCACCGGGCGCGGTTGGCCCATGCCGAAGCCTTTGCCCACCATTGGGGACGACGACCCCGCAACGGTGACGAATGGGTGCAGTGGTACACCGGCCACCGCTACTTCCGGCCGGACCTCTCGGTGCTGGCGGTGGAAACAGCCACCACCGCGGTGGTGGCGCTGGTGCTGACCGCCGCCTACCCGCAGGATTGGGAGACCGGCCCGGTGGAGGCGTGGATCACCACGGTGGGCACCGTGCCGGATCGGCGCCGAGAGGGTGTGGCGGGCTGGCTCCTCGATGATGTGCATCGGCGCCTGGCGGATTCCTCCACCGGATTCGAACGCTCCATCCTGGGGGTAGACGAGGGGAACTCCACCGGAGCAGGGGCCCTCTACGGCCGGTTGGGGTACGAGTTGGTGCGGTCGGTCACTATCCTGGCGCGCCCGGCGGGGGACTGA
- a CDS encoding fatty acid--CoA ligase family protein, producing MRGDLQWGTTANLVRAAAERFGALEALVDGEQRLSFTELAAAVHDAGRAFLAAGLEPGDRVAIWSPNVWEWVVALLGLQSAGGVVVPINTRYKGAEAAYVLQRSRARLLITVQGFLGNDYLTMLADQDLPDLEHTVVLRGDAPAGTTTWAGFLASGAAVDPSALDERMAALGPDSVADILFTSGTTGQPKGVVGTHGQVLRGFADWAAVIGLRAGDRYLVINPFFHAFGYKAGIVAALTAGATLVPQAVFDIPTAMAMVATHGITMLPGPPAIYQTFLNHPDLDLTQMQTLRLAVTGAAAVPVELVERMKQELGFEVVVTGYGLTEVSGIATMCRHDDDALTISTTSGRAIPGVDVRVVDLTGRELPRGEAGEVVVRGYNVMRGYFEDPVQTAEVIDADGWLHTGDIGVMDDRGYLAITDRMKDMFITGGFNVYPAEVERLLLLHPDIAQTAVIGLADERMGEVGMAFVVATAGTNPTPEAIIAWARQEMANFKVPRQVRIVPDLPMNASNKVLKTELRRQA from the coding sequence GTGCGGGGCGACTTGCAATGGGGTACCACCGCCAACCTCGTGCGGGCGGCCGCCGAGCGATTTGGCGCTCTGGAGGCGTTGGTTGATGGCGAGCAGCGCTTGTCCTTCACCGAACTCGCCGCCGCCGTGCACGACGCGGGTCGGGCGTTTCTCGCCGCCGGCCTCGAGCCGGGTGACCGGGTGGCGATTTGGTCGCCCAATGTGTGGGAGTGGGTGGTGGCGCTGCTGGGCTTGCAGTCGGCCGGTGGGGTGGTGGTGCCGATCAACACTCGCTACAAGGGGGCCGAGGCCGCCTACGTCCTGCAGCGGAGCCGGGCTCGTCTGCTCATCACGGTCCAGGGTTTCCTGGGCAACGACTACCTCACGATGTTGGCGGACCAGGATCTCCCCGACCTGGAGCACACTGTGGTGCTGCGGGGGGATGCGCCCGCGGGCACCACCACCTGGGCGGGGTTTCTGGCGTCGGGAGCCGCCGTGGATCCCTCGGCGCTCGATGAGCGGATGGCGGCGCTGGGGCCCGACAGCGTGGCCGACATCCTTTTCACTTCCGGCACCACCGGGCAGCCCAAGGGGGTGGTGGGTACCCACGGTCAGGTGCTGCGAGGCTTTGCCGACTGGGCGGCGGTGATTGGTTTGCGGGCCGGCGATCGCTACCTGGTGATCAACCCCTTCTTTCACGCCTTCGGCTACAAGGCCGGCATCGTGGCGGCCCTCACGGCGGGGGCCACCTTGGTGCCTCAGGCCGTGTTCGACATCCCGACGGCCATGGCGATGGTGGCCACCCACGGCATCACGATGCTGCCGGGGCCACCGGCGATCTACCAGACGTTCCTGAACCATCCCGACCTGGACCTCACCCAGATGCAGACCCTGCGCTTGGCCGTTACCGGGGCCGCGGCGGTGCCGGTGGAACTGGTGGAGCGAATGAAACAGGAACTTGGCTTCGAGGTGGTGGTTACCGGCTACGGACTCACCGAAGTGTCCGGGATTGCCACGATGTGTCGGCACGACGACGACGCGCTCACCATTTCCACCACCTCGGGCCGGGCCATCCCCGGGGTTGACGTGCGGGTGGTGGACCTCACCGGCCGCGAGTTGCCCCGGGGTGAGGCCGGTGAGGTGGTGGTGCGTGGGTACAACGTGATGCGGGGGTACTTCGAAGATCCGGTGCAGACCGCTGAAGTCATCGATGCCGATGGTTGGCTCCATACCGGCGATATCGGGGTCATGGACGATCGCGGCTATCTGGCCATCACCGATCGGATGAAGGACATGTTCATCACCGGTGGGTTCAACGTCTACCCGGCCGAAGTGGAGCGCCTGCTCCTGTTGCACCCCGACATTGCGCAGACGGCGGTGATCGGATTGGCCGATGAGCGGATGGGTGAGGTGGGGATGGCCTTCGTAGTGGCGACGGCGGGCACGAACCCCACCCCCGAGGCGATTATCGCCTGGGCCCGCCAGGAGATGGCCAACTTCAAGGTGCCTCGGCAGGTGCGCATCGTGCCCGATCTGCCGATGAACGCGAGCAACAAGGTGCTCAAGACCGAACTGCGGAGGCAGGCGTAG
- a CDS encoding class I SAM-dependent methyltransferase: protein MDHPVPPSDAPDDPEALKAIYASRFGHRTNDRLVLWETLVSAHFQRYVDPTDVVLDLAAGYCEFINTIRCGTKIAVDLNPTITEMAGPDVRVCHSRSTALPADLTGAVDVAWVSNFFEHLQDSGELLATLRELHRVLRPGGRLLVLQPNIRLLGAAYWDFVDHSLPITDRSLREALTLTGFTIETMKVRFLPYTTESRLPISAPLIRFYLHFPPAQWLLGKQTFVVARANPTHP, encoded by the coding sequence ATGGATCATCCCGTCCCGCCCAGCGACGCTCCCGATGACCCCGAAGCGCTCAAAGCCATCTATGCCAGCCGGTTCGGACACCGCACGAATGACCGGCTCGTGCTCTGGGAAACGCTCGTATCGGCCCACTTCCAGCGGTACGTGGACCCCACCGACGTCGTGCTCGATCTGGCGGCTGGCTACTGCGAGTTCATCAACACCATCCGCTGCGGCACCAAGATCGCCGTCGACCTGAACCCGACTATCACCGAGATGGCCGGACCCGACGTACGGGTCTGCCACAGTCGATCAACGGCCTTGCCCGCGGATCTCACCGGTGCCGTGGATGTGGCCTGGGTCAGCAACTTCTTCGAGCACCTCCAAGACTCTGGCGAGTTGCTCGCCACGCTGCGGGAACTCCACCGCGTTCTTCGACCCGGCGGCCGCCTCCTGGTGCTGCAGCCCAACATCCGGCTCCTGGGGGCCGCCTACTGGGACTTCGTCGACCACTCACTGCCCATCACCGACAGGAGCCTGCGCGAGGCGCTGACCCTCACTGGCTTCACCATCGAGACCATGAAAGTCCGCTTCCTGCCCTACACCACCGAATCACGGCTCCCGATATCGGCGCCGCTCATTCGCTTCTATCTCCACTTTCCTCCGGCGCAATGGCTCCTCGGCAAGCAGACCTTCGTGGTGGCCCGGGCGAACCCCACCCACCCCTAA
- a CDS encoding long-chain fatty acid--CoA ligase, producing MAATVRGAAARFGHRVAFVDPDGRTLSYTDLDTRSSEVAAGMSAAGVTVGDVVLLGLPSESAYVIAYAAAAKIGAITAGVNPRLAPPEQAAVAQVAGAALTLTTAPEVEALRRSDAVPPLPPDPDRPVALVFTSGTTGTPKGALFGNRQLAAITRIDGADVWGNPATPVAHLLAGTQFAHVGFMTKLPWYLRLGTTTHLLARWRARDALACIATHQISTIGGVAPQIALLLCEDLDAYDLSAVKHLIMGGAASPPALVREARARFQADYSIRYSSTESGGCGTGTAFDADDDEALFTVGRARGDINIAIRDDTKTLPVGEVGEVWLHSPTAMTGYWQNPDATADALSDGWLRTGDLGLIDERGLLRLAGRLTDMFIRGGYNVYPAEVEAVLTDHPAVTEVVVVPRPDALMGEQGVAIVVPVDPQRPPTLADLRSFLEPRLARYKWPEALRLVAELPLTPMHKIDRRHLAADEVDHPTDQPEMG from the coding sequence CTGGCGGCCACCGTTCGGGGGGCGGCAGCCCGATTCGGACACCGGGTGGCCTTCGTGGATCCCGACGGACGCACCCTCAGTTACACCGACCTCGACACGCGTTCCAGCGAAGTAGCGGCCGGGATGTCCGCCGCCGGGGTGACCGTGGGCGATGTGGTGCTGCTGGGCCTACCGTCGGAGTCGGCGTACGTGATTGCCTACGCCGCCGCCGCCAAGATTGGCGCCATCACCGCGGGGGTAAACCCACGCTTGGCACCCCCCGAGCAGGCGGCGGTAGCGCAGGTGGCGGGAGCGGCTCTCACCCTCACCACCGCCCCTGAGGTTGAGGCGCTGCGCCGTTCCGATGCCGTCCCCCCCCTCCCCCCCGACCCCGACCGCCCCGTGGCGTTGGTGTTCACCTCGGGCACCACCGGCACGCCCAAAGGGGCCCTCTTTGGTAACCGGCAACTGGCCGCCATCACCCGCATCGATGGGGCCGATGTCTGGGGCAACCCCGCCACGCCCGTCGCCCATCTGCTGGCGGGCACCCAATTCGCCCACGTGGGCTTCATGACCAAACTGCCGTGGTACCTCCGACTCGGCACCACCACGCACTTGCTGGCGCGCTGGCGCGCCCGCGATGCGTTGGCCTGCATCGCCACCCACCAGATCAGCACCATCGGCGGAGTAGCACCCCAGATCGCCCTGCTTCTCTGCGAGGACCTCGACGCCTACGACCTGAGCGCCGTGAAACATCTGATCATGGGTGGTGCTGCCTCACCACCGGCGCTCGTGCGAGAGGCCAGAGCCCGGTTCCAGGCCGACTACTCGATCCGGTACTCCTCTACCGAGTCGGGCGGCTGTGGCACCGGCACCGCCTTCGACGCGGATGACGACGAAGCCCTCTTCACCGTGGGCCGAGCGAGGGGCGACATCAACATCGCGATCCGCGACGACACCAAGACCCTTCCCGTGGGCGAGGTGGGAGAAGTGTGGCTGCACTCCCCCACCGCCATGACCGGCTATTGGCAGAACCCCGATGCCACCGCCGACGCGCTGAGCGACGGCTGGCTGCGCACTGGCGACCTCGGCCTCATCGATGAGCGGGGTCTCCTGCGCCTGGCGGGACGCCTCACCGACATGTTCATCCGGGGGGGCTACAACGTGTACCCCGCCGAGGTGGAGGCGGTGCTCACCGACCACCCTGCGGTGACCGAGGTGGTGGTGGTGCCGCGACCCGACGCGCTCATGGGGGAACAGGGGGTAGCCATCGTCGTGCCCGTCGACCCCCAACGACCTCCCACCCTGGCGGACCTACGGTCATTTCTCGAGCCCCGGTTGGCTCGCTACAAGTGGCCAGAGGCGCTCCGACTCGTGGCGGAGCTACCCCTCACCCCGATGCACAAGATCGACCGGCGGCACCTCGCCGCCGATGAAGTGGATCATCCCACCGATCAACCCGAGATGGGCTAG
- a CDS encoding glycosyltransferase family 2 protein, translating into MTARISVVVPVFNEGDAINAFLDRVFESVTMSCEILAVYDDEEDTTRAHLEAYALREPRVVPTLNTYGKGPGHAIRFGVDHAEAKIVVVTMSDGSDDPRQIEALAHLVDRGVVIAVASRYAKGGQQVGGPFLKRVLSRSAGLSLCWLARVGTHDATNSFKAYDRAFLQKVGVESDTGFEMGLELVAKARRYRLPVAELPTIWVDRSVGQSNFQIWSWLPRYLRWYRYSFGSRLS; encoded by the coding sequence ATGACGGCGCGCATCAGCGTGGTGGTGCCCGTGTTCAATGAGGGCGACGCCATCAACGCGTTTCTCGACCGGGTCTTTGAGTCGGTCACCATGTCGTGCGAGATCCTGGCCGTCTATGACGACGAGGAAGACACCACCCGAGCGCATCTGGAGGCCTACGCCCTTCGCGAGCCACGCGTGGTCCCCACCCTCAACACCTACGGCAAAGGACCAGGCCACGCCATCCGCTTTGGCGTCGACCACGCCGAAGCCAAAATCGTCGTGGTCACCATGTCTGACGGCAGCGACGATCCGCGACAGATCGAGGCGCTGGCCCATCTCGTGGACCGTGGTGTGGTGATTGCGGTGGCCTCCCGTTACGCCAAGGGGGGCCAGCAGGTGGGCGGACCCTTCCTCAAACGAGTTCTCTCGCGTAGTGCCGGCCTGTCGCTCTGCTGGTTGGCGCGGGTGGGCACGCACGATGCCACCAACTCCTTCAAGGCGTACGACCGTGCCTTCCTGCAGAAGGTGGGGGTTGAATCCGATACGGGCTTCGAGATGGGCTTGGAACTGGTGGCCAAGGCCAGGCGATATCGTCTACCGGTCGCGGAACTTCCCACCATCTGGGTAGATCGCTCGGTGGGCCAGTCGAACTTCCAGATCTGGTCTTGGTTGCCCCGCTACCTGCGGTGGTATCGCTATTCCTTCGGGTCGAGGTTGTCATGA